Proteins co-encoded in one Ananas comosus cultivar F153 linkage group 15, ASM154086v1, whole genome shotgun sequence genomic window:
- the LOC109721125 gene encoding putative 3,4-dihydroxy-2-butanone kinase — MAYQGKKLVNDPNDVVTEFIEGLVETYPRLQYLDGFPQIKVVLRADVSTRTYEKVAVISGGGSGHEPAHAGFVGPGMLTAAVSGDIFTSPLADSILAAIRAVTGPKGCLLIVMNYTGDRLNFGLAAEQAKSEGYDVEMVIVGDDCALPPPHGIAGRRGLAGTVLVNKVAGAAADAGLSLADVAAEAKHASEMVGTMGVALSVCTLPGQVTSDYLGPELMELGLGIHGEPGAAFVELQPVDVIVSHVLKQILSQETQYVPITRGSRVVLMINGLGSTPLMELMIAARKAIPELQLEHGVAVDRVYTGTFMTSLDMAGFSISIMKSDEDILQRLDAPTKAPYWPVGVEGDRPPAKIAEIPVPVPASGSTRSDRDKDNLIPLYRDRMVYCFTCKLENNSKRLYFPINSFEDHNKIHRNLTYKCTKCLNKFRAEGTLEIHKDLYHR; from the exons ATGGCGTACCAGGGGAAGAAGCTCGTCAACGATCCCAATG ATGTCGTGACTGAGTTCATTGAGGGCTTGGTGGAGACGTATCCACGTTTGCAATACTTGGATGGCTTTCCGCAG ATTAAGGTTGTCTTGCGTGCTGACGTGTCGACCAGGACGTATGAGAAGGTTGCGGTCATATCAG GAGGTGGAAGTGGTCATGAGCCTGCTCATGCTGGATTTGTTGGGCCAGGGATGTTGACAGCAGCCGTCTCCGGAGATATTTTCACATCTCCACTTGCTGATTCTATTTTAGCT GCTATTCGAGCTGTAACAGGTCCTAAAGGATGCCTTCTGATTGTCATG AACTACACCGGTgatcggctcaattttggttTGGCAGCTGAGCAAGCAAAATCTGAAGGCTATGATGTGGAG ATGGTTATTGTGGGGGATGACTGTGCTCTGCCGCCACCACATGGCATAGCTGGGAGAAGAGGTCTGGCTGGAACTGTGCTTGTTAACAAG GTTGCTGGGGCTGCTGCTGACGCTGGCTTATCACTTGCTGATGTTGCTGCAGAAGCAAAGCATGCATCCGAAATGGTGGGAACAATGGGTGTTGCTTTGTCAGTGTGCACATTGCCTGGCCAGGTTACTTCGGATTATCTAGGTCCAGAACTGATGGAGCTTGGTCTTGGAATC CATGGGGAACCAGGCGCTGCTTTTGTTGAGCTCCAACCTGTTGATGTAATTGTATCTCATGTTCTCAAGCAGATATTGTCACAG GAAACTCAGTATGTTCCTATTACAAGAGGAAGCAGAGTGGTTCTCATGATTAACGG ATTGGGTTCTACTCCGCTGATGGAGCTAATGATTGCAGCCAGAAAGGCAATTCCTGAGCTGCAGCTGGAACATGGAGTTGCTGTTGACAGAGTTTACACTGGCACATTTATGACCTCACTTGATATGGCTG GATTTTCTATATCTATTATGAAGTCAGATGAGGATATTTTGCAGCGTCTAGATGCCCCAACGAAGGCTCCATATTGGCCTGTTGGTGTCGAAG GAGATCGCCCACCTGCAAAAATTGCAGAAATTCCTGTTCCAGTTCCTGCATCTGGTTCCACAAGGAGTGACCGTGACAag GATAACTTGATTCCCCTGTACAGAGACCGAATGGTATACTGCTTTACTTGCAAACTCGAAAATAACAGCAAGCGGCTATACTTCCCTATCAATTCATTCGAGGAccataataaaatccatagaAATTTGACGTATAAGTGCACCAAATGCCTGAATAAATTTAGGGCAGAGGGGACATTGGAGATCCATAAGGATCTATACCATaggtaa